The following proteins come from a genomic window of Lolium rigidum isolate FL_2022 chromosome 5, APGP_CSIRO_Lrig_0.1, whole genome shotgun sequence:
- the LOC124652839 gene encoding 2-isopropylmalate synthase A-like → MASAPAKPYCCSSLNPAASAPLPRRAALTPFPAAKPRRLSHGLSAAVAAAANPRHPRAAVRACLAAAPRRPEYVPDRIDDPNYVRIFDTTLRDGEQSPGATMTSAEKLVVARQLARLGVDIIEAGFPASSPDDLDAVRSIAIEVGNTPVGDDGHVPVICGLSRCNKRDIDAAWEAVRHARKPRIHTFIATSEIHMQHKLRKTPDQVVAIAKEMVAYARSLGCPDVEFSPEDAGRSNREFLYHILEEVIKAGATTLNIPDTVGYTLPHEFGKLIADIKANTPGIENAIISTHCQNDLGLASANTLAGADAGARQLEVTINGIGERAGNASLEEVVMAIKCRRELLDGLYTGINSQHITMTSKMVQEHSGLHVQPHKAIVGANAFAHESGIHQDGMLKFKGTYEIISPDDIGLTRANEFGIVLGKLSGRHAVRTKLVELGYEINDKEFEDFFKRYKEVAEKKKRVTDEDIEALLSDEIFQPKVIWSLGDVQATCGTLGLSTATVKLIGLDGEEKIGCSVGTGPVDAAYKAIDQIIQIPTVLKEYGMTSVTEGIDAIATTRVLITRDVTGDEHSASGYSSRSFSGSGAAMDVVVSSVRAYLSALNKMSSFIGAVNASSEAQESISVKTSE, encoded by the exons ATGGCGTCCGCCCCCGCTAAACCCTACTGCTGCTCCTCCCTGaaccccgccgcctccgccccgctccccaggcgcgccgccctcACCCCCTTCCCCGCCGCCAAGCCCCGCCGCCTCTCCCATGgcctctccgccgccgtcgccgccgccgcgaaccCTAGGCACCCCCGCGCCGCCGTCCGCGCTTgcctggcggcggcgccgcggcggccgGAGTACGTCCCGGACCGCATCGACGACCCCAACTACGTGCGCATCTTCGACACCACGCTCCGCGACGGGGAGCAGTCCCCGGGGGCCACCATGACCAGCGCCGAGAAGCTCGTCGTCGCGCGCCAGCTCGCGCGCCTCGGCGTCGACATCATCGAGGCCGGCTTCCCGGCCTCCTCGCCCGACGACCTCGACGCCGTGCGCTCCATCGCCATCGAGGTCGGGAACACCCCCGTCGGGGACGACGGCCACGTGCCCGTCATCTGCGGCCTCTCGCGCTGCAACAAGAGGGACATCGACGCCGCATGGGAGGCCGTGCGCCACGCGAGGAAGCCGCGCATCCACACCTTCATCGCTACCAGCGAGATCCACATGCAGCACAAGCTCAGGAAGACGCCCGACCAGGTCGTGGCCATCGCCAAGGAGATGGTGGCTTATGCCCGCAGTCTTGGATGCCCCGATGTTGAGTTCAGCCCAGAGGACGCTGGCAG GTCAAACAGGGAGTTCCTTTATCATATTCTGGAGGAAGTAATAAAAGCTGGAGCAACAACTCTCAACATCCCAGACACTGTTGGATACACCCTTCCTCACGAATTCGGGAAACTAATTGCAGACATAAAAGCAAACACCCCTGGAATTGAAAATGCAATTATTTCTACTCATTGCCAAAATGATCTTGGTCTTGCCAGTGCCAACACTTTAGCG GGTGCTGATGCAGGGGCACGACAGTTGGAGGTGACTATCAATGGTATCGGTGAAAGAGCTGGAAATGCTTCCTTGGAGGAG GTTGTCATGGCGATAAAATGTCGCCGAGAACTCTTAGATGGCCTATATACTGGAATTAATTCCCAACATATCACTATGACAAGCAAAATG GTACAAGAGCACAGTGGACTTCATGTGCAGCCGCATAAAGCTATTGTTGGTGCCAATGCCTTTGCTCATGAAAGTGGAATTCATCAG GATGGGATGCTTAAATTCAAAGGAACTTATGAAATAATATCGCCTGATGATATTGGTTTAACACGTGCAAATGAGTTTGGCATTGTTCTTGGGAAGCTCAG TGGAAGGCATGCTGTCAGAACTAAACTAGTGGAG CTTGGATATGAAATCAACGACAAGGAATTTGAGGATTTCTTTAAACGCTACAAAGAGGTTGCAGAGAAAAAAAAG CGTGTAACTGATGAAGACATCGAAGCTTTATTATCAGATGAGATATTTCAGCCTAAGGTTATTTGGTCCCTTGGTGATGTACAG GCAACATGTGGAACACTTGGTTTATCTACAGCAACCGTCAAACTGATAGGTCTAGACGGAGAGGAGAAGATAGGATGTTCAGTTGGAACAGGCCCAGTTGATGCAGCTTACAAAGCTATTGATCAAATAATACAG ATTCCGACTGTTCTTAAGGAATATGGCATGACTTCTGTCACAGAAGGCATTGATGCAATTGCAACTACTCGAGTACTCATCACTAGAGATGTCACCGGTGATGAACATAGTGCATCCGGTTACTCCAGTCGTTCCTTCAG TGGGAGCGGTGCAGCTATGGACGTTGTTGTGTCCAGTGTCCGAGCTTACCTGAGTGCCCTGAACAAGATGTCCAGTTTTATTGGTGCAGTAAATGCCAGCAGCGAAGCACAGGAAAGCATAAGTGTGAAGACCTCAGAATGA